In Polynucleobacter sp. AP-Ainpum-60-G11, one DNA window encodes the following:
- a CDS encoding substrate-binding domain-containing protein, which yields MKSSFNRILVTAITALALLGNSAYAQEKSIVLSSTTSTEQSGLFGFMLPIFKMKTGIDVKVVAVGTGQALDIGRRGDADVVFVHDKPAEEKFVNDGYATKRIEVMYNDFVLIGPKSDPAKVAGGKDIKVAFQKLAAAQAPFVSRGDKSGTHAAELRYWKDAGITVAPSAWYKETGSGMGPALNTASAMNGYILADRATWLSFKNRGDLTILVQGDPKLFNQYGVMLVNPAKFPHVKKAEGQAFIDWITSKNGQDVIASYQIGGEQLFFPNAKK from the coding sequence ATGAAATCCTCATTTAACCGAATTCTCGTAACCGCCATTACTGCACTTGCGCTGCTGGGCAACTCAGCCTACGCGCAAGAAAAAAGTATTGTGCTGTCCTCAACAACTTCAACAGAGCAATCTGGACTCTTTGGCTTCATGTTGCCAATCTTCAAAATGAAAACCGGCATCGATGTGAAAGTGGTTGCTGTTGGAACTGGGCAAGCACTTGATATTGGTCGTCGTGGTGATGCTGATGTGGTCTTTGTTCATGACAAACCCGCTGAAGAGAAGTTTGTTAACGATGGTTATGCTACTAAACGAATCGAAGTGATGTACAACGACTTCGTATTGATTGGGCCTAAATCCGATCCAGCCAAAGTTGCTGGCGGCAAAGATATTAAAGTTGCATTTCAGAAGCTTGCTGCTGCTCAAGCACCATTTGTATCGCGCGGCGATAAGAGCGGTACACATGCTGCAGAGTTACGCTACTGGAAAGATGCTGGCATCACTGTAGCGCCTAGCGCCTGGTACAAAGAGACCGGCTCTGGCATGGGCCCTGCACTGAATACTGCATCTGCTATGAACGGCTATATTTTGGCTGACCGCGCTACCTGGCTTTCATTTAAAAACCGTGGCGACCTAACAATCTTGGTTCAAGGCGATCCCAAATTATTTAACCAGTATGGCGTGATGTTGGTTAACCCGGCTAAATTCCCACATGTTAAAAAAGCGGAAGGCCAAGCATTTATCGACTGGATTACCTCTAAGAATGGTCAAGACGTGATTGCCAGCTATCAAATTGGTGGCGAGCAGCTTTTCTTCCCTAACGCTAAGAAATAA
- a CDS encoding substrate-binding domain-containing protein — protein sequence MQTSLAQSNPPKVEATYGQGSKSFKLATGSPGELGLLQQLGEAFDKKEGARLVWIKAGSGASLNLLKTQQVDMIMVHAPDGVNKAIAEGWATGRTLIGSNEFYIVGPKADAAKIKSATSGADAYSKIAKAQANFISRGDKSGTHQKEMDIWKKAGITPEGNWYIVTNDFMTASLKRANADKAYFMTDSSTWVAEKNIAPDLQILYRGDPYLVNTYDALVAPVGATENRDIAAKFIQFVASDEGQAIIRNYGKTQYKEALYNDAVYAKQYVH from the coding sequence ATGCAAACATCGCTAGCGCAATCCAACCCCCCAAAAGTAGAGGCAACCTACGGTCAAGGTAGCAAGAGCTTTAAATTGGCAACTGGTAGTCCTGGGGAGTTAGGGCTACTGCAGCAACTTGGCGAAGCTTTTGACAAGAAAGAAGGCGCTCGCTTGGTGTGGATTAAAGCTGGAAGTGGTGCTTCCCTCAACCTGCTAAAAACCCAACAGGTAGACATGATCATGGTGCATGCGCCAGATGGTGTGAACAAAGCAATTGCTGAGGGATGGGCGACTGGCAGAACTCTGATTGGTTCTAATGAGTTCTATATTGTTGGACCCAAAGCAGATGCGGCAAAAATTAAATCTGCTACCAGCGGTGCAGATGCTTATTCCAAGATCGCTAAGGCGCAAGCCAATTTCATCTCCAGAGGTGATAAATCCGGCACCCACCAAAAAGAGATGGATATTTGGAAGAAAGCTGGGATTACGCCTGAAGGCAATTGGTATATCGTGACAAATGACTTTATGACAGCATCACTTAAGAGAGCGAATGCAGATAAGGCTTATTTCATGACAGATAGCAGCACCTGGGTTGCGGAGAAAAATATCGCGCCTGACTTGCAAATTTTGTATCGCGGCGACCCCTACCTAGTCAATACCTATGATGCTTTGGTGGCCCCAGTGGGTGCGACGGAGAATCGTGACATCGCCGCCAAGTTCATTCAGTTTGTAGCATCCGATGAAGGTCAGGCGATTATTCGCAATTATGGCAAGACGCAGTACAAAGAAGCCCTCTACAATGATGCTGTCTACGCAAAACAATACGTCCACTAG
- a CDS encoding molybdopterin-binding protein — MELKVKLSARNTLSGKVVELKMGQTTSHVKLDIGAGHIVTASITNEAVDELNLKVGDQAWAVIKASDVMIAKDA; from the coding sequence ATGGAACTTAAAGTCAAACTCAGCGCACGCAATACTCTCAGCGGAAAAGTAGTTGAGCTCAAGATGGGTCAAACCACTTCCCACGTTAAATTAGATATTGGTGCCGGTCACATTGTTACCGCTTCCATTACTAATGAGGCTGTAGATGAACTCAATCTCAAGGTTGGTGATCAAGCCTGGGCTGTAATTAAGGCATCTGATGTCATGATTGCTAAAGACGCTTAA
- a CDS encoding GNAT family N-acetyltransferase: MILIQSWADAKQAAWPIRKRVFIEEQGVPEEMELDEFDLTAQHALAYLNSQCIGTARLASMPENIGRIGRMAVLPAHRSEGIGSQLLNALITKGKAQGITQFELHAQLSAIPFYERFGFIAQGDIYDEAGIAHRDMMLII, encoded by the coding sequence GTGATCTTGATTCAATCTTGGGCAGATGCCAAGCAAGCAGCCTGGCCAATCCGAAAGCGTGTCTTTATTGAAGAGCAAGGGGTTCCAGAAGAGATGGAGCTAGACGAGTTTGACTTGACCGCCCAACATGCCCTTGCCTACCTGAACTCGCAATGCATTGGTACAGCTCGCCTAGCTAGCATGCCTGAGAATATCGGAAGAATTGGGCGCATGGCGGTACTTCCTGCGCACAGATCAGAGGGTATTGGGAGTCAATTACTCAATGCATTGATAACCAAGGGTAAAGCGCAAGGCATCACTCAGTTTGAGTTACACGCCCAACTATCCGCCATTCCGTTTTATGAGCGATTTGGTTTTATTGCCCAAGGCGATATCTACGACGAGGCAGGTATCGCGCATCGCGATATGATGCTCATTATCTAA
- a CDS encoding YbgC/FadM family acyl-CoA thioesterase, protein MTQSNHPPFLFRVCYSDTDAAGFVYHARYLEIFERSRSEWLQQRGLSPSKLVNEFGIVLPVREITMNFHRPGRLDDLLSIDQVIEHRGRTQIAVKQTAKRIVEGLEPELIASAVLHIVCVDTTTLKPKGLPDWLFAADQ, encoded by the coding sequence ATGACTCAGTCCAATCATCCACCCTTCCTTTTTCGTGTCTGCTACTCCGATACCGATGCCGCAGGATTTGTGTATCACGCCCGCTATTTAGAGATCTTTGAGCGCAGTCGCTCAGAATGGCTTCAACAAAGAGGTTTAAGCCCAAGCAAATTGGTTAATGAATTTGGAATCGTTCTGCCCGTTCGTGAAATCACCATGAACTTTCATAGGCCAGGACGCCTAGATGATCTGCTCAGCATTGATCAAGTCATCGAGCATCGTGGACGAACCCAAATCGCAGTAAAGCAAACAGCGAAACGAATTGTTGAGGGACTTGAACCAGAGCTGATTGCTAGCGCAGTTCTTCATATTGTCTGTGTTGACACCACCACCCTAAAACCCAAGGGCCTTCCTGATTGGCTGTTTGCAGCCGATCAATAA
- a CDS encoding DEAD/DEAH box helicase produces the protein MLFTDLGLSESILRAISEEGYTSPTPIQEKSIPAVLKGGDLLAAAQTGTGKTAGFTLPILQRLCSTAKAGGKRQLRVLILTPTRELAAQVQESVVTYGKYTGLKSTVIFGGVGANPQIKAIAAGLDILVATPGRLLDLMSQNCVSLANIEILVLDEADRMLDMGFLRDIKKILAALPKQRQNLLFSATFSTEIKALADGLLNSPALIEVARSNSTNEAIAQLIHPVDRNQKHPLLAHLIKSNQWQQVLVFTRTKHGANKLVTQLEKDGITAMAIHGNKSQSARTKALADFKDGKITVLVATDIAARGIDIDQLPHVVNYDLPNVSEDYVHRIGRTGRAGSNGVAVSLVCVDEHQMLKDIEKLIKQKLPQEVIAGFEPDPNAVAQPIQLRSQQHQQSRKPRPGNAGGGNGGGKPAAKRGSPPKRSFNR, from the coding sequence ATGTTATTTACAGATCTCGGTTTATCAGAATCAATTCTTCGCGCGATTAGCGAGGAAGGCTATACCAGCCCTACCCCCATTCAAGAAAAGTCTATCCCTGCCGTATTAAAGGGCGGAGATTTGCTTGCTGCCGCTCAAACTGGCACTGGTAAAACAGCTGGCTTTACCCTGCCAATTCTTCAGCGCTTATGCAGTACTGCTAAAGCTGGTGGCAAACGTCAATTACGTGTGTTGATTTTGACCCCTACCCGCGAACTAGCCGCACAAGTTCAAGAGTCCGTTGTAACCTACGGAAAATATACGGGCCTGAAATCTACCGTGATCTTTGGTGGTGTCGGCGCGAACCCCCAAATCAAAGCTATTGCAGCAGGGCTAGATATCTTGGTGGCAACGCCAGGTCGCTTACTCGACTTAATGTCACAGAACTGTGTTTCACTCGCCAATATTGAAATCCTCGTTCTGGACGAAGCCGATCGCATGTTGGATATGGGTTTCTTGCGTGATATTAAAAAGATTTTGGCAGCACTGCCTAAACAACGTCAGAACCTATTATTTTCTGCAACCTTCTCCACAGAGATTAAGGCCTTAGCTGATGGCTTACTGAATTCACCAGCATTAATTGAAGTGGCGCGTAGCAATAGCACTAATGAAGCAATTGCTCAGCTCATTCATCCTGTAGATAGAAACCAAAAGCATCCTTTGTTGGCACATTTGATTAAAAGTAATCAGTGGCAACAAGTTCTCGTCTTTACTCGTACCAAGCATGGCGCTAATAAATTAGTGACCCAGCTCGAGAAAGATGGCATCACTGCTATGGCCATTCATGGCAATAAGAGTCAAAGTGCTCGCACCAAGGCATTGGCAGACTTTAAAGATGGAAAAATCACCGTCTTAGTTGCTACGGATATTGCGGCACGCGGTATCGATATTGATCAACTCCCCCATGTGGTGAACTACGATTTACCTAACGTCTCCGAAGACTACGTTCACCGTATCGGTAGAACCGGTAGAGCGGGCTCGAATGGCGTTGCAGTCTCCTTGGTCTGCGTTGATGAGCATCAGATGCTCAAAGATATTGAAAAACTCATTAAACAAAAGCTGCCACAAGAAGTCATTGCTGGATTTGAACCAGATCCAAATGCAGTGGCACAACCCATTCAATTGCGTAGTCAACAGCATCAACAATCCAGAAAGCCTAGACCAGGCAATGCTGGAGGGGGCAATGGCGGAGGCAAGCCTGCAGCTAAACGTGGTAGCCCACCAAAGCGTAGTTTTAATCGATAA